The following DNA comes from Phalacrocorax carbo chromosome 14, bPhaCar2.1, whole genome shotgun sequence.
CGTGCTCGTCCTGGCGGGGCTCCTGGCTctctgggcagagctgcctccagCATCCGCCCAGAATGTCACCAGTGAGTATGAGcgcacggctcggcacggctcggcacgcCCCAGGCGAGCCACCAGCATCACTCCCAGCCCTGGGgcctgctggggtgggggccgGGGCCAAGAGCCAGATGGCACCTGGCACGGTTGGGCTCAGCAGCATCCCTGgacccagccctggggctggtggcagcaTCTCCTGCCTCAGGATGGCAACCCTCGCCCTGCTGTGGGGCCAGCAGCCCCGGCGCCCACCCACGCCCTCCGCCTTTGCCTTGCAGCGAAAGCCGGTGTGTGCCCGGACCCGGCGACGGAAGCAGTGAACTGCACAGTGGGGTGCCAGTCCGATGGCGACTGCGAGAGCACCCTCAAGTGCTGCCCGGCGGCCTGCGGCAAGGCCTGCCAGAAGCCCGACGGTAAcgctccctcctgctcccagccccgctgcccagAGCCGATAGTCcatcccagccagcagcactggtgcTCCAGGGCGCGGTAGCAGCGGTGGGCTCGGGTGCTCCTTGCATGTCTGGCTGCAGCACGGTTATTGGGGTCTGCGCGGGGAGCCTGGTGGGATCAGggtgtgctgctgtggggcaACCTCCTGGCACTGTCCACCCTCCACCTGGGCTTGCCAGGGCCATGCTCAccccttcttcctcccagcAACACAGGAGGAGACACCTCTGAATGGCGCTGGGGCcagagcagagggcaggggCCTGCACTGCTCCCCCTCACAGCCCTTGctgcctgctcagccctgccatGGGTAGCTGCCAGCCCAGGACATGGGCACTGTCCTGCCTCCCAACCCCCTACCTGGGAAGAGTCTCCCAACGGCATCATCCCCAGCTTGGACATGGCGCCGCAGCTATCTGGCTGAGTATGCTCACCACACCTgtcctgctggaaagcagccctgGTAGACAGGCACAGGATTTGGGATCTCCAGCTGCAAACACATGGATGTGAAACAGAGGCTCTGGTGCCTCCATTGTCACCTGCAAGGACAGAGCTCGCCTGGCTGCGCTGCAGTGGAGGACGGCATGGTGCAGAGCCAGGACGCCAGTGCTGGTGGCAGGCAGCGGGATGGCAGGGCAGGGTCCCCACACAGCTGAGGCAAAGGCTGTCTGGGAGGCATGTGCCCCCCATTGAGTCCTGAGTTGAGCCCACGtgccacaagccctcagccagGGCTGTCCACAGTGGCTGTGGGGGAAAGCAGGGCCGAGGCTGCCATCAGGGCTGCTTCCTGTGCGAGCCACGAACCCCCGAGCGGGAGGCTGAACACAGGGACCGTGCGGGACCACCACACCACATGGCCTCCCCAAAATGTCCCCATCAGGTCAGGCTGGTGGGAGCGCCAatgggcagagctgtggggtgCGGGAGCCGCCAGCTGGCCCAGGGGTCCTTCCTCCGTGGCAGCCAGGGTCCAGAGCCATGCCCACGGCTCCAGGACCTGCAGGACTGGTCCTGCCCCTTGTGCCAGGGCCGACAGGTCTCAGGCCATGTCCCTTTGCCTTTGCAGAGAAGCCCGGCACCTGCCCGCCCGTCAGTCCGGGGATCCCCATGCTGGGCATCTGCGCTAACCAGTGCAAGACGGACTCCAACTGCTCTGGGAGTCAGAAGTGCTGCAGGAATGGCTGTGGCAAGGTCTCCTGCGTGACACCCCTCCACTGAGGTCAGTTGGGTGCCCACTGATCCCGGGGATCCTACAGCACCCTTGATACAGCACCCACGCACCTGTCCCACTCATGGCCCTCTGCTCCCTTTGCAGGCACAGCcgcctcctgccagcccagcccagccacagGGAAGCTGCTGCCCGACGTGAGTCCTGCACGCCcaggccccagccctgcaccatcccccccacccccaccggCCCAGCCGCACTCCCAGCTCGGAGCCTTCAGCCTCAGCTTCCTCTCGGGTTCCCTGCTTGGGGTGCGCTGTAGCCCCCTGCACTTTCACCAATAAAGCAGTCTCTCCCTGCCATGCTCATGGCTTCCTCTCCGTCCTGCTGCACTCCTGGCTGGGCAGCCACCCTGCCCGCATCCAGCCCACTACAACTGCTGCTGAGCACTGGTGCCGGTGCTGGGGACACCTGGAAGGGCTGCACATGAGAAGTGTCAGCACCAACTGGTTGCATCATGGCTGCAAGGGTtcccagcctgtgcccctgcctggggctgccccacagccccacggCCCAGGCTACCCCATGGCCCTACACCCTTGGCATGCCTTCTCCACCTTTGCCCAGACGTGCTCAGAGCAGGGCCATCACTACATAGCCATGTCCATGTTCCATCATAGCAAAGCTGCTCTCGCTCTGCAATGGCTGGGGGATGGGAAGGCCACTGGTATGTGCTGTTGCACAAGCATCACCCAAAATGCCTCCTGCCCCATGCGCTCCCAGCCTGCCAGTGGCATGTTGCCCATGGCAGGAGCCCGAAGGAGCCATGGGCAGTGAAGCCCACACACCCCTGCCCCatgcctgcccctgccctgtccttcccctgcctgctcagagctgggccACACTCCTGCTCCACTCTCCCTGgcacctcctgctccccacaggGCTCCTGGTGCCCTGACCCTCCCGCACCCACCCCAGTCCCATTCCCAGACCCCAGGACCAGCGCAGGCAGTCCCACGTGCCTTTGAGGGAGTGGCACCCCCAGGGTCCTCACCTTTAGCAGGGACAGAGCACAGCTGTCCCCTGGGGCAGAGTCAGCCCTGCACCTTGCctggcacagccctgtgcctggtGCCAGTTCCCCTTCTCTCTGCAGTGCAGGTGCAGGCTGGTACACCCCGGCTCAGTGCCACAGCTCTCTGCAGGAGCTCttcctgctctgtgtgtgctgggAGGCAATTGGCAACACTCCCCGGCCAGGACCGGTTGGACGCTGAGGACCAGGAACAGGACACTGCTTCCCTGTGTCCCATCCCTGCTCACCATCGGGGagtgcgggcagtggggctccTGGAGCACTGCCTGtccccccagcctggctgcttgCGGGTCACTGGTGACCTGGAAAGGGCATGCTGTGGAGGATGCATCAGCCGTGGGCTGTGAGCCCAGCACTGCCCCAGAAGTCTCCCCCGAGCTGGATTGTTCGTGCCTGGCACTCCCACGGTCTCAGTACGGTGCTGCCGTGGGAAGAAGCATCTCAGCTCGGCCAGCCCCCATCCCAGCAGGGTTTAAATCCCAGCcagcaggtccagcagcacGGCCCCCTGACAGCAGCATGATGCTGGGCAAGCGTACCGTCCTCCTGGTGCTTCTGGTGTTGTTTGTGGAGCTGCCATCCACCCCAGCCCACCAGAACAGCACCGGGGACCAAGGCGCTGCCCCCGCTGTCACCCCAGCACCGCGTCGGGCCCTGCAGGGACGCTGGCCCCCCATCGCCCTGCCTGCCCCCGGCAAAGCGGGTGAGTGCCCAGCAGGGGGGAGTGGAGCCCCGCGACCCCCCAGGCTGTACTGCCTCTCCGAccacagctgccccagtgcCGAGAAGTGCTGCCAGAACGAGCAGGTCAGgacctgcctcctccccaccacaGGTACCGCCGGCTCCCCCCAGGAGATGCCAGTGCGGGGACTGGGTGACGGGTGGGACGTGGGTGGGGGCTGGTGCCCATGTCGGGTGCTCCTCGTGCGAGCCCCACTCCCTGGGCACACAGCgcatctccctctgcagagagTCCAGGCTACTGCCCCCGTGCTGGCAGCGCCAGTGGGGCGAGCTGTGGGATGAGCTGCCACAATGACACCATGTGCAGTCGCGGGGAGAAGTGCTGCACCCTTGGCTGCTGTGCCCGCTGCGTGCCTGCCGAGCCAGGTGAGGTGGCCTGGGTGTCCCTATGATGGGTTGAGGATGTACCAGACGGGTCCACAGCCTCCCCATTGCTCTGTGGGGCAGTCACGGGTGCTGTGGGGCCAGGTCAGCTGCATGCTGAGCCCTGAGCTTCCCCTGCCCTACAGCCAAACCTGGCCTCTGCCCACGGAAGCGTGTGCAGAGAagcactgctgcctgccacAACCGCTGCACCGATGACCGGGACTGCCCCGGGGACCGCAAGTGCTGCTTCTCCGGCTGTGGGCTGGCCTGCGCCCCCCCAGACAGAGGTATAGCCCCACCATCCCTCTTCCCGGGGCTGGTCGCCCACAGGGTCTGCTCCCCTTGGGGCTGGGGCTCACCAGACCTGCATCCCGCCATCTAAGCGTGTATGCCTCCAGGATTGTCCATGGCTGCCCCGCAGCCACCCCATGCCAACCCACAGCCACACCAATGGTAGCACGGCTCTTCCTCCCCTGCAAAGCTTGGTGTGTGCTCAGCCGCGCCACCAGACAAGCCCCAGCAGCTGTGCCTGGCTGAGTGTGCAGCTGGTGATAGCCATCCAGGCCCCGGGGAGCGTGTGCCATCAGCTGTGGCTCCCAGTGCCGCACACCCACCCTGGGGATAGCCCCAGCCCTCATGAGCCCCTGGGCAGGAGCAGACCTTCAGGGTGCTGTGGGAAGGGATCCTGGTACCAAGCTCCTCCATGACAGGTGGGTGATGGCCCCAAGCAGGCATGGGGTTGCACCCCCCTCTTGCACCCCCCCTCCTCACACCCCCATCCTGCAGCCCTATCCTGCACCCCACTCGgactgggtgctggtggggactgcagccagggctgtccCTCACCgctccagctgccagctggCATTCCATATTGAGCTGTGACTGGTCTCACTGGGTCAGACTGGCATGGGTGTGGGGGTGACAGCTGAGGGCAGCATGGGGGCAGCATGAAGGCCATGCcaggagtggggctgggggaagcaggaTCCCGGCACAGACATAGTCCCTGTTGTCACCAGGGAGCCGCCGTGCCATAGCGAAGCCTGGCACGTGCCCCATGGTGCTGCGGGGCTCCCTGGGACCCTGCCTGGAGCTGTGTGACACTGACAGCAACTGCCCCGGAGCCGCCAAGTGCTGCACCACAGGCTGTGGCCATGTCTGCAAACCACCCATCAAGGGTAAAGCCACTGGAGCCCTGTGGATCCAagacccccatgtcccctccctgccctaTCCCAGGCTGACccccccagccagggctggcacCCCCTTGCCGTGGCCCTCCCAGGGCTCCCAGGGGGTGATAGGAGTGCGGAGACCCAGCTGCTGTTCCcatggggcaggagctgggtgaGGTGCTCACCCCCTGCAGTCAgggcagcccccccaccccagagggGTGCCCTGCTCACAGGAGGGGagcccctcacccctccctcTCTCCGCATGTGCCAGTGCGGCCCGGGCTCTGTCCCCCCACAGCTGATGGTGACCGGGCAGCCGAGTGCCTCCTCCTGTGCCTGCAGGACAAGGATTGTCCCCCCGGTCAGAAGTGCTGCCTTCAAGGCTGTGGCCGGGCGTGCATCCCCCCACTGCAGGGTAAggccctccccagcctgccacCTCCTGGGTCCCGGCAGCCCAAGGCCGCACAGGTCTCACCCCTGCAGCAGgtccagcctggaggagacagAGAGGGGCCCATGGTGGGAgcaccccacggccccccatCCTTCGGGGCAGGAGCACCCATCTTGCACTGACTGCCTCGTCCATCTCTTCCAGGCACAGCCTAGCCCTGGCCGGGAAGGGCTGCTGCACCAGGAGCTGCCATTTCAGGgc
Coding sequences within:
- the LOC135315729 gene encoding WAP four-disulfide core domain protein 2-like, yielding MPKARSVLVLAGLLALWAELPPASAQNVTTKAGVCPDPATEAVNCTVGCQSDGDCESTLKCCPAACGKACQKPDEKPGTCPPVSPGIPMLGICANQCKTDSNCSGSQKCCRNGCGKVSCVTPLH
- the LOC135315702 gene encoding LOW QUALITY PROTEIN: WAP four-disulfide core domain protein 3-like (The sequence of the model RefSeq protein was modified relative to this genomic sequence to represent the inferred CDS: deleted 1 base in 1 codon), with translation MSCHNDTMCSRGEKCCTLGCCARCVPAEPAKPGLCPRKRVQRSTAACHNRCTDDRDCPGDRKCCFSGCGLACAPPDRGSRRAIAKPGTCPMVLRGSLGPCLELCDTDSNCPGAAKCCTTGCGHVCKPPIKGKATEPCGSKTPMSPPCPIPADGDRAAECLLLCLQDKDCPPGQKCCLQGCGRACIPPLQARPACHSQQPGFSCPVTPGTPTRDFKPNPASAPDTHDIPSSTMRPGVFLLLALLALRAEPGTVPEEKGTLAVAIGQALLCQRERITRNPVPAQRLPPRGPYLCSFPCLEDKDCLGAQKCCLLGCGLACLEPVQDKTHHDMAVGPSVL